The Fulvivirga maritima genome segment TAGAAAAGGTAATCGAAAGTGGCGTTAACAAATTTATGAACCTGCTCTGCCGTAAAGTTACCCCAAAAACTGATATCTTTTGTAGTGAAGAAATCAAAAAGGAATTCGAAATTTTCCAAGCCCTTAGGTAAGAGCGTGAGAACATTAACCTTTTTGCCATCATCTTCAAGGGACTTTTTGAAGTCCTTGACTATATGATGTTTTTCCAGGTCTTCACTGGTATATATTATGCCGATACTCTCAGCATATTGATAATTAGTGCTCAAGCGCTTGGCTTTGTTACTTTTTAGTAGTGAGCTGGTTTTATATGAGAGTATTTTTTTATTTAACATTCATCATTTGATCATGGCGTCAAATTCATCTTCAGAAATTATTTGGACACCTAATTTTTCAGCTTTTTCGCGTTTTGCTGGTCCCATTTTATCTCCGGCTACCAGATAGTTAAGTTTACCCGAAATTGAGCTCACCACTTTGCCTCCATGCTGCTGTATCAGTTCTTTGAGCTCGTCTCTGCCATATTTAGAAAAGACCCCCGAAATTACAAAAGTTTTATCGGTTAGACTATCCGAAAGGGTAGTGGTTTCTTTTTCTATTATTTCTAGTTGTACGCCTGCTTTTCTAAGCCTTTCTATTTCTTCGCGGTTTTGCTCTGACTCAAAGTGATTTATAATACTTCCGGCTATGCGTTCACCTATTTCTGGTACAGCTATGAGTTCATCAAAGCTGGCCTTCATTATGTTATCTATGTTTTTAAAATAGGCTGCCAGCTTTTCTGCTACTGTTTTGCCAACATAACGTATGCCTAAAGCAAAAAGTACGCTCTCGAAACTAATTTCTTTAGAGGCCTCAATTCCTTTTAAAACCTTTTTAGTACTCTGATCTTTAAAGCCTTCCAGCTGAAAAATTTCATCATAAGTAAGCTCGTAAAGGTCAGCAGGACTTTTTACAAGCTCGTTTTCATATAGCAGGTGTATTGTTCTTTCTCCCAGGCTGTCTATATCCATCGCCTTTCGTTGTATGAAATGGGCTATTCTGCCTTTAATTTGTGGTGGGCAACCTTGTGCGTTAGGGCAGTAATGCACTGCTTCGCCTTCTATACGAATAAGCTCAGTGCCACATTCAGGGCAGTTTGTTATGTATTCTAATGGCTGAAGCTCCGGTGTACGAGCAGTAAGGTCTACTCCGGTCACCTTAGGAATTATTTCGCCTCCTTTTTCTACAAACACCATATCACCAACCCTAAGGTCGAGCCTTTGTATTTCATTGGCATTGTGTAATGAAGCTCTTTTTACGGTAGTGCCGGCCAGTAATACCGGATCAAGCTCGGCCACAGGCGTTATAGCTCCGGTACGTCCTACCTGATAGGTAATAGACTTTAAGCGGGTAGCTGCATTTTCAGCTTTGTACTTGTAAGCTATGGCCCATCTAGGGCTTTTAGAGGTAAAACCCAGCTGCTGTTGCTGTTCTATGCTGTTTACCTTTATTACTATTCCGTCTGTTTCCAGTGGGAGTTCATGCCGCTTAGTTTCCCATTCGTTAATGTATGCAAGCACTTCTTCTATGTTTGTACACTTCTTATAGGTAGGAGAAAGGTTAAAACCCATCGTTTCCAGCTTTTTAATAGCTTCTTCGTGGGTGTTGATATTAAGGTTGTCTCCATTTAAAGCATATAAGTAGCAATCAAGCTTCCTTTTAGCTACAGCGGCAGAATCTTGCATTTTTAATGATCCTGAAGCCGTGTTACGGGCATTCGCATAAGGTTCTTCACCTACTGCTTCTTTTTCTTTATTGAGCTCAGCAAATACCTTTTTAGGCATAAAAGCCTCGCCTCGCGCTTCAAACTCTGCAGGATAGTCGCCTTTTAATCGTAAAGGCATGCTTCTGATGGTTCTTACATTGTGCGTAATGTCATCACCTTTTGTTCCGTCACCACGAGTGACTCCTCTGGTGAGTACTCCATTTTCATAGGTAACGCTTAGTGCTATACCATCAAACTTGAGCTCACAGATATATTCATAGCTTTCGCCTTCCAATCCTTTAGCCACACGTTTGTCAAAATCTTCCAAATCTTCTTTAGAATAAGTGTTGCCTAAAGAAAGCATGGGTGTTTTATGAAAAACGGTATTAAACTCCTTAGTAATAGTACCGCCTACACGGTGAGAAGGGGAGTCTGGGTAGTTATATTCAGGGAATTGCTTTTCTAGTTCTACTAGCTTATTGAGCAGGGTATCAAATTCATAATCAGATACTTCAGAAGTATCATTCATATAATACTGCTCATTATAATGGTTGATTTTTTTTGAGAGTTCTGCTATCTCTATTTGTGCTTCTTCCTTAGTCATTTCATCATGGGTAATGAACGTAAAACTAATTAAAGTATGCATAAAAAAGAAAGATGAGCCCCGGGAGGAACTCATCTTTCGTAAATGCATTTATGAAGTACTATTACTTGGTGGTATCTTCATATGCCTTAGTGGCTTTTTCAAGATCTACAGTGTTGTTAGAACGGTCAATATCTGCCATTCTTTGAGTACGATCAATCTCTATTTTTTTAATTTTTGAAGTGCTGCTATTTATCTTTAAAGTGTAAGTAGGGTAGGTCCATGGCCATGGCGACTCTGTAATGCGAGAAGCAGTTTTGTCTTCTACATCTTTTTCTCCTAACATAAGTCTAAGAGGTATGTAATATATCTCTGTAGAACCGTCTTCATACTCTACATATAGGTCAATAGGCATCATCATTTCGCCTACTTTTTCAAGGGTTACATAGGTAGCATCACCTTCGCCCACTACGCTTTTAATACCATAATCTATTTGGTCAGTAGTGTATACAAATTTCTCTTGGTACCAGTCTAACTGTAAGCCTGATACTTTTTCAATTGTTCTAATGAAATCAGAAGAAGTAGGGTGTTTGAATCTCCAGTCATGGTAGTATCTCTTCATTCCTTTCATAAGCGTTTCCTGACCTACCACGTAGCTAAGCTGGTGTAAAAATACTGCGCCTTTAGCATATGAATTAATGCTGTAAGATCTGTTAGAGTGGTAGTGATCAGCATGAGTGGTAAGAGGCTCTTCTTTTCCACTTTCAGCCATCATAAAGTAAGCTCTGTATGAGTTAGAGTGCGGGTCAGCATCACTGTTAGGATCCATCAAATATTGCATAGTAACTGATGATGCGTAAGAAGTGAAGCCTTCGTCCATCCAAGGGTACAGGCTTTCGTTGGTAGCTAATAAACCTTGGTACCAGCTGTGCAGCATTTCATGAACGGCTGTTCCTAAAAGGCTGTTTAGGTTTCTGTCGCCTGATATTAATGTAGCCATTGGGTACTCCATACCTCCATCACCACCGTGAATGAAAGAGTA includes the following:
- a CDS encoding DUF6913 domain-containing protein, with amino-acid sequence MLNKKILSYKTSSLLKSNKAKRLSTNYQYAESIGIIYTSEDLEKHHIVKDFKKSLEDDGKKVNVLTLLPKGLENFEFLFDFFTTKDISFWGNFTAEQVHKFVNATFDYLFYLDTKSNLLIKNILAMSKAKCRVGKFDETDRQFFELMIDTPSNSTRELVNEMYKYTKILN
- the ligA gene encoding NAD-dependent DNA ligase LigA, whose product is MTKEEAQIEIAELSKKINHYNEQYYMNDTSEVSDYEFDTLLNKLVELEKQFPEYNYPDSPSHRVGGTITKEFNTVFHKTPMLSLGNTYSKEDLEDFDKRVAKGLEGESYEYICELKFDGIALSVTYENGVLTRGVTRGDGTKGDDITHNVRTIRSMPLRLKGDYPAEFEARGEAFMPKKVFAELNKEKEAVGEEPYANARNTASGSLKMQDSAAVAKRKLDCYLYALNGDNLNINTHEEAIKKLETMGFNLSPTYKKCTNIEEVLAYINEWETKRHELPLETDGIVIKVNSIEQQQQLGFTSKSPRWAIAYKYKAENAATRLKSITYQVGRTGAITPVAELDPVLLAGTTVKRASLHNANEIQRLDLRVGDMVFVEKGGEIIPKVTGVDLTARTPELQPLEYITNCPECGTELIRIEGEAVHYCPNAQGCPPQIKGRIAHFIQRKAMDIDSLGERTIHLLYENELVKSPADLYELTYDEIFQLEGFKDQSTKKVLKGIEASKEISFESVLFALGIRYVGKTVAEKLAAYFKNIDNIMKASFDELIAVPEIGERIAGSIINHFESEQNREEIERLRKAGVQLEIIEKETTTLSDSLTDKTFVISGVFSKYGRDELKELIQQHGGKVVSSISGKLNYLVAGDKMGPAKREKAEKLGVQIISEDEFDAMIK